In the Chromatiaceae bacterium genome, one interval contains:
- a CDS encoding RNA-directed DNA polymerase: MRRLMLSIQFGRWDRESLGDRLRRALDGGPPDPDRLAARLLFHFPPGHPPSRSQLAGLLAADRELAAASQSGGKGFEARIVLDTSVMQAPTGHFSTLPLPTLDHARDLGLWLGLNQRELAWFADCESRQTSVRNPKLHHYRYRWLARRSAPPRLLEIPKARLKLMQRQVLHHLLDCVPPHPAAHGFRRHRSCLSFATPHLQKPAVLHMDLEDFFPSIPAPRVGALFRRLGYPPGVARVLQGLCTHAVAPALVGAEFDALPWETRRRLQAPHLAQGAPSSPAIANLCAWRLDCRLQGLADRFELDYTRYADDLAFSGPASLLRRGPFVQALIGAIAAEEGFRINHRKTRLNTQAQSQRLAGVVVNQRPNLQRRDYDRLKATLHNCARFGPEGQNHEGRQDFRAHLAGRIAHVAWLNPDRGARLKALWARISWPD, encoded by the coding sequence GCGGGCCACCCGACCCCGACCGGCTTGCCGCGAGGCTGCTGTTCCACTTCCCCCCGGGGCATCCACCGTCTCGATCGCAGCTGGCCGGACTGCTGGCCGCCGACCGCGAGTTGGCAGCTGCCTCGCAGTCAGGTGGCAAGGGGTTCGAGGCACGGATCGTACTCGACACCTCGGTGATGCAGGCGCCGACCGGGCACTTCTCGACCCTGCCGCTGCCGACCTTGGATCATGCGAGAGACCTGGGCCTTTGGTTGGGTCTGAATCAGCGCGAGCTGGCATGGTTCGCCGACTGCGAATCGCGACAGACGTCTGTACGCAATCCCAAGCTACATCATTACCGCTACCGCTGGCTCGCCCGACGTAGTGCGCCGCCACGTCTGCTGGAGATACCCAAGGCACGACTGAAGCTCATGCAGCGACAGGTCCTGCACCACCTGCTCGACTGCGTTCCGCCGCACCCCGCCGCTCATGGTTTTCGCCGTCATCGCTCCTGCCTCAGCTTCGCGACGCCACATCTGCAAAAGCCTGCGGTGCTGCACATGGATCTGGAAGATTTCTTTCCGTCTATCCCGGCGCCGCGCGTCGGCGCACTGTTTCGCCGCCTCGGTTATCCCCCGGGGGTCGCGCGTGTCCTGCAGGGACTGTGCACCCACGCGGTCGCACCTGCCCTGGTCGGCGCCGAGTTTGATGCGTTGCCCTGGGAGACGCGACGGCGGCTACAGGCACCGCACCTGGCGCAAGGTGCCCCCAGCTCGCCGGCGATCGCGAACCTGTGCGCCTGGCGGCTCGACTGCCGTCTGCAGGGTCTTGCCGACCGGTTCGAGCTCGATTACACCCGTTATGCGGACGACCTGGCGTTTTCGGGACCCGCGAGCCTGCTGCGCCGCGGCCCTTTCGTTCAGGCGCTGATCGGGGCAATCGCCGCCGAGGAGGGGTTCCGCATCAACCATCGCAAGACGCGTCTGAACACACAGGCGCAATCACAACGGCTCGCCGGGGTCGTGGTCAACCAACGACCCAACCTGCAGCGGCGTGACTACGACCGCCTGAAAGCCACGCTGCACAACTGTGCCCGCTTCGGGCCCGAGGGACAGAACCACGAAGGCAGGCAGGATTTCAGGGCGCATCTCGCCGGACGGATCGCCCATGTGGCCTGGTTGAATCCGGACCGGGGAGCCCGCCTGAAGGCCTTGTGGGCACGGATCTCCTGGCCCGACTGA